Proteins from a single region of Archaeoglobus neptunius:
- a CDS encoding TorD/DmsD family molecular chaperone: protein MKEFKLFSILFSYPDDGKIKTALDLSRELGFREIEELLKSVSLRELEVEYTSIFVSAHPSIPCPPYQSFFEEGSVYGRSSVRMRELYRDFGLEYIYESEPADHISVELEFLSIHPNLVDEFREWFERFAECVKRRSKLYRPIATAFMNFLESLNQS from the coding sequence ATGAAAGAGTTCAAGCTTTTTTCAATCCTTTTTTCATATCCAGACGATGGGAAAATAAAGACTGCACTGGATTTGTCCAGGGAACTGGGATTCCGGGAAATAGAAGAGCTGCTGAAGAGTGTCAGTCTTCGGGAGCTTGAGGTGGAGTACACCTCGATATTCGTTTCTGCCCATCCTTCCATCCCATGCCCACCGTATCAGTCCTTTTTCGAGGAAGGGAGCGTGTATGGCAGGTCTTCGGTCAGGATGAGGGAACTGTACCGTGACTTCGGTCTGGAATACATCTATGAATCTGAACCTGCAGATCACATTTCCGTGGAGCTGGAGTTTCTCTCGATCCACCCGAATCTTGTGGATGAGTTCAGAGAGTGGTTCGAGAGATTTGCTGAATGTGTGAAAAGGAGGTCAAAGCTTTACCGACCTATTGCTACTGCGTTTATGAATTTTCTGGAAAGTCTGAATCAGTCGTAG